The DNA segment CTCGCGCGCGAGCTGCACCCCGACGCCAATCCGGGCGATCCCCAGGCGGAGGAGCGGTTCAAGCTCGTCACGACCGCCTACGAGACGCTGCGCGATCCCGAGCGGCGCCGGCGCTACGACATGTTCGGGCCCGACGGGGCGCGCGCCGGCGCGGCGGGCGGACCCGACATGGGCTCGTTCTTCGGCAGCGGCATCAACGACATCTTCGACGCCTTCTTCGGCGGCGGGTTCGAGCGGGCCGGGGGCCGACGCCCATCCGGGCCACCCCCCGGCTCGGACGCCGAGGTGGCGCTCGAGCTGACCTTCGAGGAGGCGGTCTTCGGCGCCCAGCGCGACGTCGCTGTGCGCACGGCGCTGGCGTGCGCCACGTGCAACGGAAGTGGTGCCCGTCCCGGCACCACGCCCACGAGCTGCTCGGGGTGCGACGGGACCGGGGAGGTTCGCCGGGTGCGGCAGTCGATCCTCGGCCAGGTCGTCACCGCCTCGCTGTGCCCGCGGTGTGGCGGGCTGGGTGAGGAGGTGCGCAGCCCCTGTACAGACTGCGGCGGGGAGGGCCGGCGGGCCGAGTCGCGCACGTGGACCGTCGACGTCCCGGCCGGAGTCGACCACGGAGTCACCCTGCGCCTTCCGGGCCGGGGCCCGGCCGGACCCCGGGGCGGAGCTCCGGGGGACCTCTACGTGCACCTGTTCGTCAAGTCCCACGAGCGTTTCGAGCGGGACGGCTTCGACCTGGTGCACAGCCTCCCGATCTCGATGGTGCAGGCGGCGCTCGGAACCAGGCTGGCCTTCGAGACCCTGGACGGGACCGAGGAGCTGGTGGTTCCCGCTGGCACCCAGAACGGGCGGGTGTTCAAGCTGCGCGGCCGGGGCGTACCCCACGTCGACGGCCGGGGCCGTGGGGACCTCCTCGTCCACGCCCTCGTGGAGGTCCCGACCGAGCTGACCCCCGCCGAGGAGGAGCTGCTGCGGCGCTTCGCCGAGGAGCGGGGGGAGGAGGTGGCTCCTCCCGGGGCGGGCGGCCTGCTGGGCCGCTTCCGCTCGGCCTTCCGCTGAGCGGTCCGGGCGGGGCGGCTCCCGCCGCGGCCCATGTCTTCGTCGACCCCACTGAGCTGGCGGCCCCCGCCATTCCCCTGGCGCCGGACGACGCCCACCACCTCGTGCGGGTGCTCCGGCTGCGCGACGGGGACCCGGTCACCGCCGCGGACGGCCAGGGATCCTGGCGCCCCGCCCGCCTGCGGCTGGCGCCCGGAACCGACCCCGTCCTGGAGGCCGAGGCGCCGGTCGTCCTGGAGGCGCCCCCCCGACCCGAGCTCGTCGTGGCCGTGGCCCTCCCGAAGGGGGACCGGGGGGACTGGGCCGTCCAGAAGCTGACCGAGGTAGGGATCGACGTGATCGTTCCCCTGGTGGCCGAGCGCTCGGTGGTGCGGTGGTCGGCCGAGCGGGCCGGGCGGGGTCTCGACCGGCTGAACCGGGTGGCGCGGGCGGCGGCCATGCAATCCCGGCGCCCCCGCCTGCCCCGGATAGCCGCGCCGGCCGCGGCGGCCGAGATCGTGGCCGCCCATCCGGCGGAGGTGGCCGCCGCCGACGCCGGGGGTGGACCCCCGGCCCTGGCCCGACCGGTCGTGCTGGTGGGCCCGGAGGGGGGCTGGGCACCCGGCGACCTGCCCGACGGACTGCCCCGGGTGGGCCTGGGGCCGACCACTCTCCGTACCGAAACGGCGGCCGTGGTGGCGGGTGCGGCCCTGGCCCTGCTGCGGGCCGGGCTGGTCACACAGGCACCCTCCGGGGGGTTTCCTGAGACTTCGCTGTGAGCTGGGAGGTGCCGTTGATCTGCTGTTGACCTCGGTTTGAGCGCGCATTGACCGCGGACAGTGGTCAACATCCTGGCTCTTTCGGTCAAACGGCGCATTTCCCAGGCGCCTGGGAAAGTTATCCGCGCAAATCGTGACCGTCCGTGGTACCTTCCCTGCTATGAGCGATGAGTGGGAGGACCCTGGCTACGCTCGCAAGGTCGGCGAACGATTACGCGCGATGCGTAAGCAAAAGGGTCTCTCGCTCCAGGCGGTCGAGGCCCAGTCCGGCAAGGAGTTCAAGGCCTCGGTGCTCGGAGCCTACGAGCGGGGGGAGCGGTCGATCTCGGTGCCCCGGCTGCAGCGGCTGGCCCGGATCTACAACGTGCCCGTCGACCAGTTGCTGCCCAGGACCGACGGGGACCCGGTGTGGGGCTCGGGCACGATCGACCTGACGAGCGAGGACGCCAGCCGCCTGGAGCTCACCCGGCTCCGGGAGGAGGGCAAGGTCGTCATCGACCTGACCAAGCTCGAGGAGATCGAGGGCCCGGAGCGGGACCTGCTGCGCCGGTACCTGGCCTCGATCCAGGTCCAGCGCCAGGACTTCAACGGGCGGATGCTGACGGTCCGGACCGAGGACATCGAGGCGATCGGGCGGTTCTTCGACCTCAACCCGGAGGCCATGCGCGACCGCCTGGAGACCCTGGGGCTCTGCCTCCACCGGTAGCTTCCACCCCCTGAGCGGCTCCCACCCCTTCGGGGTCTACGTCCATGTCCCGTTCTGCGCCCGGCGCTGTGACTACTGCGCCTTTGCGACCTGGG comes from the Acidimicrobiales bacterium genome and includes:
- the dnaJ gene encoding molecular chaperone DnaJ, which gives rise to MSTDYYELLGVDRSASEDEIKRSYRRLARELHPDANPGDPQAEERFKLVTTAYETLRDPERRRRYDMFGPDGARAGAAGGPDMGSFFGSGINDIFDAFFGGGFERAGGRRPSGPPPGSDAEVALELTFEEAVFGAQRDVAVRTALACATCNGSGARPGTTPTSCSGCDGTGEVRRVRQSILGQVVTASLCPRCGGLGEEVRSPCTDCGGEGRRAESRTWTVDVPAGVDHGVTLRLPGRGPAGPRGGAPGDLYVHLFVKSHERFERDGFDLVHSLPISMVQAALGTRLAFETLDGTEELVVPAGTQNGRVFKLRGRGVPHVDGRGRGDLLVHALVEVPTELTPAEEELLRRFAEERGEEVAPPGAGGLLGRFRSAFR
- a CDS encoding RsmE family RNA methyltransferase — protein: MSGPGGAAPAAAHVFVDPTELAAPAIPLAPDDAHHLVRVLRLRDGDPVTAADGQGSWRPARLRLAPGTDPVLEAEAPVVLEAPPRPELVVAVALPKGDRGDWAVQKLTEVGIDVIVPLVAERSVVRWSAERAGRGLDRLNRVARAAAMQSRRPRLPRIAAPAAAAEIVAAHPAEVAAADAGGGPPALARPVVLVGPEGGWAPGDLPDGLPRVGLGPTTLRTETAAVVAGAALALLRAGLVTQAPSGGFPETSL
- a CDS encoding transcriptional regulator, with product MSDEWEDPGYARKVGERLRAMRKQKGLSLQAVEAQSGKEFKASVLGAYERGERSISVPRLQRLARIYNVPVDQLLPRTDGDPVWGSGTIDLTSEDASRLELTRLREEGKVVIDLTKLEEIEGPERDLLRRYLASIQVQRQDFNGRMLTVRTEDIEAIGRFFDLNPEAMRDRLETLGLCLHR